In Methanobacterium sp., the following are encoded in one genomic region:
- a CDS encoding 2-oxoacid:ferredoxin oxidoreductase subunit beta: protein MEDKTKGNRFMDYLRRERMPTIFCAGCGNGIAINTFFNGMEMAEKSLDNITMVSGIGCSSRIPGYIKCDSLHTTHGRPIAFATGVKLGNPDMDVVVFSGDGDAAAIGGNHLIHGARRNIDLTVICINNSIYGMTGGQISPTSPQGSFGSTAPYGAIEKPFNLAELVTAAGATYVSRWTTAHPVQLSNAIKKGLQNKGFSFIEVVSQCPTYFGRKNKMRSPVDMMNWMKENSIVKRKADTLSEEELEGKLIVGDFVNKQKSEFSESLCALINEKCTTGTPASVNSAYKTEL from the coding sequence ATGGAAGATAAAACGAAAGGGAATCGTTTTATGGATTATTTAAGAAGAGAACGAATGCCTACTATCTTTTGTGCTGGATGTGGAAATGGAATTGCTATAAACACATTCTTTAATGGCATGGAAATGGCAGAAAAAAGTCTGGATAATATTACTATGGTTTCTGGAATTGGTTGTTCATCAAGAATACCCGGTTACATTAAATGCGATTCACTTCACACAACTCATGGAAGACCTATTGCATTTGCAACAGGAGTTAAATTAGGAAATCCTGATATGGATGTAGTTGTATTTAGTGGAGACGGTGATGCTGCAGCTATTGGAGGAAATCACCTCATTCATGGGGCAAGAAGAAACATAGATCTTACTGTAATTTGTATAAATAACAGCATTTATGGGATGACTGGAGGGCAAATAAGTCCAACATCTCCCCAAGGTAGTTTTGGAAGTACAGCACCTTATGGAGCTATTGAAAAGCCGTTTAATCTGGCTGAGCTTGTGACAGCTGCTGGTGCAACCTATGTTTCAAGATGGACTACCGCACATCCTGTTCAACTTTCAAATGCCATTAAAAAAGGCCTTCAAAACAAAGGATTCTCATTTATAGAAGTTGTGTCTCAATGTCCCACATATTTCGGCCGAAAAAATAAAATGAGGTCTCCTGTGGACATGATGAATTGGATGAAAGAAAACAGTATTGTTAAAAGAAAAGCAGACACATTGAGTGAAGAAGAACTTGAAGGGAAACTTATTGTTGGTGATTTTGTAAATAAACAAAAGTCTGAATTTTCAGAATCTTTATGTGCATTAATCAATGAGAAATGCACCACAGGAACACCAGCATCAGTTAATTCAGCTTATAAAACTGAATTATAA
- a CDS encoding 2-oxoacid:ferredoxin oxidoreductase subunit gamma: protein MRKDVRIAGFGGQGIILAGIVIGKAASLHDNLFAVQTQSYGPEARGGASRTEVVISDGEIDYPKIQYPDIFVAMSHEALIKYLDGLKDNGILIVDPDMIKEEDILPFIKKHEIKYFKAPATKTATEKIGISIVANIVMIGAIIKATNVVSEDAARKAIAESVPPGTEAKNIAAFEAGMELVSGG from the coding sequence TTGAGAAAAGATGTAAGAATTGCAGGATTTGGTGGTCAGGGAATTATTCTTGCAGGGATTGTAATTGGAAAGGCTGCATCTCTTCATGATAATTTATTTGCTGTTCAAACACAGTCATATGGTCCTGAAGCAAGAGGTGGCGCTTCACGAACTGAAGTGGTTATAAGTGATGGAGAAATAGACTATCCCAAGATACAGTATCCAGATATATTTGTTGCAATGTCCCATGAGGCGCTAATAAAATATTTAGACGGTTTAAAAGACAATGGAATACTAATCGTTGACCCTGATATGATAAAGGAAGAAGATATACTTCCATTCATTAAAAAACATGAAATTAAATATTTTAAAGCTCCAGCAACAAAAACAGCCACAGAAAAGATTGGAATTAGTATTGTAGCTAATATTGTGATGATTGGAGCCATAATCAAGGCAACTAACGTTGTTTCAGAAGATGCTGCAAGGAAAGCCATAGCTGAAAGTGTTCCTCCAGGAACAGAAGCTAAAAACATTGCTGCCTTCGAAGCAGGTATGGAACTTGTAAGTGGAGGTTAA
- the sucC gene encoding ADP-forming succinate--CoA ligase subunit beta gives MKFFEYSAKEIFKNAGIPVPSSYVVNNPQEALKAAENINKPVALKSQVLIGGRGKAGGIKFADTPEDAQTVAEELLGIKIKGEPVNKVLVEEKINIQSEFYISVVMDRSAKKPLIMASTEGGVDIEEVALKNPDKIIKYHVNPLDEFMPYQSRGIAAKMGIPNEMISSMAGFIHKLFNVFKKYDATIAEINPLVLTPEGLIAADAKLEIDDDALWRHKEFSDMEESKKDEFAYVTLDGDIAVIGNGAGLTLTGMDMINLYGGNPATFLDIGGGASQSNIARAINLVIAEPNVKVIFLNVLGGITRADDVANGVIDVLDSAEREVPLVIRLTGTNEEEGQRILTEAGVSFETSMEDAAQKAVELCNAL, from the coding sequence TTGAAATTCTTTGAATACAGTGCAAAAGAAATATTTAAAAATGCAGGGATCCCAGTACCCTCAAGTTATGTTGTAAATAACCCTCAAGAAGCACTGAAAGCTGCTGAGAATATAAATAAGCCTGTTGCTTTAAAATCCCAGGTTCTTATTGGTGGGAGGGGAAAAGCTGGAGGTATTAAATTTGCAGATACTCCAGAAGATGCTCAAACTGTTGCAGAAGAACTTTTAGGAATTAAAATTAAAGGAGAACCCGTAAATAAAGTTCTTGTTGAAGAGAAAATCAATATCCAGTCAGAGTTTTATATAAGTGTTGTTATGGATAGATCCGCTAAAAAACCACTTATAATGGCAAGCACTGAAGGTGGTGTGGATATTGAAGAAGTGGCACTTAAAAATCCTGATAAAATAATTAAATATCATGTTAATCCTCTTGATGAATTCATGCCCTACCAATCACGAGGGATTGCAGCTAAAATGGGTATTCCCAATGAAATGATTTCCAGTATGGCTGGATTCATACATAAATTATTCAATGTATTTAAAAAATACGATGCAACAATTGCTGAAATCAATCCACTGGTTTTAACTCCAGAAGGACTTATTGCTGCAGATGCAAAGCTTGAAATTGATGATGATGCTCTTTGGAGGCATAAAGAGTTTTCAGATATGGAAGAATCAAAAAAGGATGAGTTTGCATACGTAACTCTTGATGGCGATATTGCAGTTATAGGAAACGGTGCAGGGCTTACTTTAACAGGTATGGACATGATAAATCTTTATGGTGGAAACCCAGCCACATTTCTTGATATTGGCGGCGGTGCATCGCAAAGTAACATTGCCCGTGCCATAAATCTTGTAATAGCAGAACCTAACGTTAAAGTAATATTTTTAAATGTGCTTGGAGGAATAACAAGAGCAGATGATGTGGCAAATGGCGTTATAGACGTTTTAGATAGTGCTGAACGTGAAGTTCCCCTTGTTATTAGACTTACAGGTACAAATGAAGAGGAAGGGCAACGAATTTTAACTGAAGCTGGTGTTTCATTTGAGACATCTATGGAAGATGCTGCGCAGAAGGCTGTTGAACTCTGTAACGCCCTATAA
- a CDS encoding metallophosphoesterase → MYKKIVLAVVIIIVSLLAYSLIEPYFIETKDVVIESNQIPAEFDGTKIVFLSDIHCGSWPFFDEQRTENLVNQVNALNPDLIVLGGDYVSDDSQYINPCFLKLSKLKAPLGVYGILGNNDPKNESINAMKIANITYIDNKGIWIEKNNSKIRLGGVGDYITDDPAEEPTINNVSVNDFVMLLSHNPDFFPKVDKSKVDLVLSGHTHGGQITFFGLWAPITHSEYGNKYMNGLKKEDNATLIVSNGIGTIILPARFFAKPQIILIELKRK, encoded by the coding sequence ATGTATAAAAAGATTGTTCTGGCAGTTGTTATAATCATAGTTTCTTTATTAGCTTATAGTTTAATTGAGCCTTATTTCATTGAAACCAAGGATGTTGTGATTGAGTCCAATCAGATCCCTGCAGAATTCGATGGTACAAAAATTGTTTTTTTATCTGATATTCACTGTGGGTCATGGCCATTCTTTGATGAACAAAGAACAGAAAATCTTGTAAACCAAGTTAATGCGTTAAATCCTGATTTAATTGTACTTGGTGGAGACTATGTAAGTGATGATTCTCAATATATTAACCCTTGCTTTTTGAAATTATCCAAATTAAAGGCCCCTTTAGGTGTATATGGAATTTTAGGAAACAATGACCCTAAAAATGAATCAATTAATGCTATGAAAATTGCGAATATCACTTATATTGATAACAAGGGTATTTGGATTGAAAAAAACAATTCTAAAATCCGATTGGGCGGAGTTGGAGATTATATTACCGATGATCCCGCTGAAGAGCCTACAATAAATAATGTAAGTGTAAATGATTTTGTAATGCTTCTATCCCATAATCCTGACTTTTTTCCAAAGGTTGATAAATCCAAAGTCGATTTAGTACTTTCTGGGCACACCCATGGAGGTCAAATTACATTTTTTGGGCTTTGGGCACCAATCACACATTCTGAATATGGAAATAAATATATGAATGGTTTGAAAAAAGAAGATAACGCTACTTTAATCGTAAGTAATGGTATTGGCACAATTATACTTCCTGCGAGGTTCTTTGCAAAGCCTCAAATCATTTTAATTGAATTAAAAAGGAAATAA
- a CDS encoding DUF1002 domain-containing protein produces MKKLIAGILLLLMVISPIYGASGFAVTFGEATYNNPSWKASTLSYFQSNTDKNINDATTKVITASEVNQVAKGITGRVYSSSQIYSSAMVDLSYNSGIKIIVDKSKIGVVTPKMYANALKSSGIENGYVVVTAPVQSSGEAALTGVLKSYEIAVGAQIPESAKKAATEELYTESQIANQTGQNPDNVASLFEQVKNEAQKQNLQDPAQIKIIVINIANNMNINISDQQAQQIADAIANSQKVQGDLTGFKQQLQNATNQATQAGGILDQIMNFLKGIYNSIMGLAGQQ; encoded by the coding sequence ATGAAAAAATTAATAGCAGGAATACTGCTGCTGCTGATGGTTATAAGTCCGATATATGGTGCTTCAGGATTTGCAGTGACCTTTGGGGAAGCGACATACAATAATCCTTCCTGGAAAGCCTCAACATTGAGTTATTTCCAATCCAACACTGATAAAAACATAAATGATGCTACTACTAAAGTTATAACTGCATCTGAAGTAAATCAAGTTGCTAAAGGAATAACTGGAAGAGTATACTCCTCAAGCCAAATATATTCCAGCGCTATGGTGGATTTAAGTTATAATAGTGGAATTAAAATAATAGTAGATAAAAGCAAAATTGGGGTTGTTACTCCTAAAATGTATGCTAATGCATTAAAATCTTCAGGAATTGAAAATGGGTACGTTGTAGTTACAGCACCAGTTCAATCATCTGGTGAAGCTGCTTTAACTGGGGTATTAAAATCTTATGAAATAGCAGTAGGTGCACAAATTCCAGAAAGCGCAAAAAAAGCTGCAACAGAAGAGTTATACACAGAATCTCAAATAGCAAACCAGACTGGTCAAAATCCGGACAATGTGGCAAGCCTGTTTGAACAGGTTAAAAACGAAGCTCAAAAACAGAATTTACAGGATCCAGCTCAAATAAAAATAATTGTAATTAACATAGCTAACAACATGAACATAAATATCAGTGACCAACAAGCCCAACAAATTGCAGATGCCATCGCAAATTCTCAAAAAGTACAGGGAGATCTAACTGGGTTTAAACAACAGTTACAAAATGCTACAAATCAGGCAACCCAGGCTGGAGGAATATTAGATCAGATAATGAACTTTTTAAAAGGCATTTATAACTCTATTATGGGTTTAGCAGGACAACAATAA
- a CDS encoding 4-demethylwyosine synthase TYW1 — translation MSLSNENLKKLEKIGYRFVGTERHAAAKVCHWTKKSILDEGECYKQKFYGIDSHRCLQMSPSIPFCHQKCLFCWRDVSVTETEWKGSYDEPGEIIDGCIDAQRNLLCGFFGNEKSNKKKLDESQDPKHAAISLAGEPMIYPKINDLIEEFHRRKFTTFLVTNGMTPEKLANLKEEPTQLYISLDAPNKKIFEKLCIPQIDNGWDNLNKSLDLLSSFKCRKVLRMTCVKDYNMQNVEEYADIIKRSNPDFVEVKAYMYVGESRKRLKWENMPSNQEIYDFAEDVAKECGLEVKDRVYESRVVLLA, via the coding sequence ATGTCACTTTCAAATGAAAATCTCAAAAAACTTGAAAAAATAGGGTACCGCTTTGTGGGAACCGAAAGGCATGCTGCAGCTAAAGTTTGCCACTGGACTAAAAAAAGCATACTTGATGAGGGTGAGTGCTACAAACAGAAATTTTATGGTATAGATAGCCATAGATGCCTTCAAATGTCTCCAAGTATTCCTTTTTGCCATCAAAAATGTTTATTTTGTTGGAGAGATGTTTCTGTAACGGAAACTGAATGGAAAGGAAGTTATGATGAGCCAGGAGAAATAATTGATGGATGTATTGATGCTCAAAGAAACCTTCTTTGCGGCTTTTTTGGAAATGAAAAGTCTAATAAGAAGAAACTTGATGAATCACAAGACCCAAAACATGCTGCAATCTCGCTTGCAGGCGAGCCAATGATTTATCCAAAAATAAACGATTTGATTGAGGAATTCCACAGAAGAAAGTTTACAACTTTCCTGGTAACAAATGGAATGACTCCAGAAAAGCTTGCAAACCTCAAAGAAGAACCAACTCAACTTTATATATCGTTGGATGCTCCAAACAAAAAGATATTTGAAAAATTATGCATTCCCCAAATAGATAATGGATGGGATAATCTAAATAAAAGCCTTGATTTGCTTTCAAGCTTCAAATGTCGGAAAGTTTTGAGAATGACATGTGTAAAGGATTATAATATGCAGAATGTTGAAGAATATGCCGATATAATAAAAAGAAGTAATCCTGATTTTGTTGAAGTTAAGGCATACATGTATGTTGGAGAATCCAGAAAAAGATTAAAATGGGAAAATATGCCGTCTAATCAGGAAATATACGATTTTGCAGAGGATGTTGCCAAAGAATGCGGTTTAGAAGTTAAAGACAGAGTATATGAAAGTAGAGTGGTGCTTTTAGCTTAA
- the tpiA gene encoding triose-phosphate isomerase, translated as MKKIKETPIVILNFKTYLESTGENALKLAENCQSVAEETGVNIMVAPQHGDIYRISNELDIPVLSQHMDSIDAGGHTGSILPECVKEAGAVGTLINHSEQRLQLFDIDAVVKKTFSLGMSSVVCTNNIETSSAAATLNPDFVAIEPPELIGSGIPVSQAEPEIVEKTVELIHHINPQVRVLCGAGISTGDDLKAAIDLGSEGVLLASGIILADDSKQALLDLVSKI; from the coding sequence ATGAAAAAAATCAAAGAAACTCCAATTGTAATTTTAAATTTTAAAACATATTTAGAATCTACTGGAGAAAATGCTCTAAAACTCGCTGAAAATTGTCAAAGTGTAGCAGAAGAAACTGGTGTAAATATAATGGTAGCACCCCAACATGGGGACATATATAGAATTTCAAATGAACTGGATATTCCTGTCTTATCACAACATATGGATTCCATTGATGCCGGAGGACACACAGGAAGTATCCTTCCAGAATGCGTAAAAGAAGCCGGAGCTGTTGGAACACTTATAAACCATTCTGAGCAGAGATTACAGCTTTTTGATATTGATGCCGTAGTTAAAAAGACATTTTCGCTGGGAATGAGCAGTGTGGTCTGTACAAATAACATAGAAACAAGTTCAGCTGCTGCAACATTAAATCCTGATTTTGTAGCTATAGAACCTCCAGAACTCATAGGATCAGGAATACCTGTATCTCAAGCAGAACCAGAAATTGTTGAAAAGACTGTGGAACTGATTCACCATATTAATCCTCAAGTAAGAGTACTTTGTGGTGCTGGAATCTCCACAGGAGATGATCTTAAAGCAGCGATAGATTTAGGTAGTGAAGGTGTACTCCTTGCATCTGGAATTATCCTTGCAGACGACTCAAAACAGGCCCTTTTAGACCTTGTAAGCAAAATATAA
- the pgk gene encoding phosphoglycerate kinase — MSLQFYTIDDFDMHDKTVLVRVDINSPVDPNSETILDDTRIRLHAGTIDEISKKGAKTVILAHQSRPGKKDFTTLEEHAKALSNILNRPVNYIDDIFGSAARTTIKKMEKGDILLLENVRFYSEEILKREAQLQAETHMVQKLSPLADYFINDAFAAAHRSQPSLVGFAVTLPSGAGRVMENELNSLCSAVDNVKKPCVYVLGGVKVDDSIMVIENVLRNGSADYILTTGLVANIFLWASGINIRKYNKEFIKERNYCDFVKKGKQLLKEFKGKIKMPIDVAVCINDKRDEYSVKNIPNMPIFDIGTDTITEYAQFIRDAKTIFANGPAGVFEKEGFNIGTDDILNAIASSDGYSIIGGGHLAAAASHMGLSLGINHISSGGGASINLLAGEKLPVVEILQEVASKGIK, encoded by the coding sequence ATGTCCCTTCAATTCTATACCATTGACGACTTTGATATGCATGATAAAACCGTTCTTGTAAGGGTGGATATAAATTCACCTGTAGATCCAAACAGTGAAACTATCTTAGATGATACTCGGATTAGATTACATGCAGGAACCATTGACGAAATTTCTAAGAAGGGTGCAAAAACTGTTATATTGGCCCATCAAAGCAGACCTGGAAAAAAAGATTTTACTACACTTGAAGAGCATGCAAAAGCCCTTTCCAATATTTTAAACCGTCCTGTAAATTATATTGATGATATATTCGGTAGTGCTGCTAGGACAACTATAAAAAAAATGGAAAAAGGAGATATACTTCTTTTAGAAAATGTTCGTTTCTATTCAGAAGAAATACTAAAAAGAGAAGCACAATTACAGGCAGAAACCCATATGGTTCAAAAATTATCTCCCCTTGCAGATTATTTTATAAATGATGCATTTGCTGCCGCCCACAGATCACAGCCATCGCTTGTAGGGTTTGCAGTAACCTTACCTTCTGGTGCTGGCAGAGTAATGGAAAATGAGCTTAATTCTTTATGCAGCGCTGTAGATAATGTTAAAAAGCCATGCGTATATGTATTAGGCGGAGTTAAGGTTGATGATTCCATAATGGTCATAGAAAATGTTTTAAGAAATGGTAGTGCTGATTATATACTCACAACAGGCCTTGTTGCAAATATATTTCTATGGGCATCAGGAATTAACATAAGAAAATACAACAAAGAATTTATAAAAGAAAGAAATTACTGCGACTTTGTAAAGAAAGGTAAACAGCTGTTAAAAGAATTTAAAGGCAAAATTAAGATGCCGATAGATGTAGCTGTATGTATAAACGATAAACGTGACGAATATAGTGTTAAAAATATTCCTAACATGCCCATATTTGACATAGGTACAGATACAATAACCGAATACGCTCAATTTATAAGAGATGCAAAAACCATATTTGCAAATGGCCCTGCAGGAGTGTTTGAAAAAGAAGGATTTAACATAGGTACTGACGATATTTTAAATGCTATTGCATCATCTGATGGATATTCAATAATCGGAGGAGGACATTTAGCCGCAGCTGCAAGTCATATGGGACTATCTTTAGGAATAAATCACATAAGCAGTGGTGGAGGAGCATCCATCAACTTACTTGCCGGTGAAAAACTTCCAGTTGTAGAGATACTGCAAGAAGTAGCATCAAAAGGTATAAAATAA
- a CDS encoding DNA-directed RNA polymerase subunit H yields the protein MVKKDILKHRLVPEHAILSKSEIKKVIKKLDIHPEQLPKIKQDDPVCKSIEAKAGDILKITRKSHTAGKFVTYRLVLE from the coding sequence ATTGTGAAGAAAGATATCTTAAAACACAGATTAGTTCCAGAACATGCTATTTTGTCAAAATCTGAAATTAAAAAAGTAATAAAAAAGTTAGATATCCATCCTGAACAGCTTCCCAAGATAAAACAGGATGATCCTGTTTGTAAATCAATTGAAGCTAAAGCAGGGGATATTTTAAAAATAACACGAAAAAGCCATACTGCCGGGAAGTTTGTTACTTATCGACTAGTATTAGAATAA
- a CDS encoding DNA-directed RNA polymerase subunit B'', whose translation MGKNAWGLVDAFFDQYNLVDHHIKSYNDFVDHRIQDIIDITDEIVLEQGEYRVKTGKLTIKKPFIKEADGSKSEIFPTEARLRNLTYSAHMYLEMALVREGEPEPEMEDVYIGELPVMLKSSICHLNGLNEKELDEKGEDPQDPGGYFIVNGSERAIVTMEEIAPNKIILERIGEKEDRRARAIVTSIKSGFRARITLEYRKPRKKGVFLRISFPYVPGEIPLVVLLRALGLETDEELVKSVSDEGDIQFLLIDDIQTSEVMTRYDAVKYIGNRVAKGMTEEYRIKRAEDVIDRYLLPHIGVDSENRDEKSTYLAEMTEMLLQVIFETREPHDKDHYANKRLRVSGDLMEDLFRVAFTSLTRDMTYQLERSLARGKEPSVKQAVRSDVLTENIKHAIATGNWVGGRAGVSQLLDRTSYMGTLSHLKRVVSPLSRSQPHFEARDLHPTQFGKICPNETPEGPNCGLVKNLALLAKISEGSNPDEIENVIKKMGVLSSK comes from the coding sequence ATGGGGAAAAATGCATGGGGACTGGTTGATGCATTTTTTGATCAGTACAATTTGGTAGACCATCACATAAAATCCTATAACGACTTTGTAGACCATCGAATACAGGACATAATTGATATAACCGACGAAATTGTGCTTGAACAAGGCGAATACAGAGTAAAAACAGGCAAGTTAACCATAAAAAAACCATTTATTAAAGAAGCTGACGGATCAAAAAGTGAGATATTTCCAACCGAAGCAAGACTAAGAAATTTAACATATTCTGCGCATATGTATCTGGAAATGGCCCTTGTAAGAGAAGGAGAACCTGAACCAGAAATGGAAGATGTATATATTGGTGAATTGCCAGTAATGCTGAAATCAAGCATATGTCACTTGAATGGATTAAATGAAAAAGAATTAGATGAAAAAGGAGAAGATCCACAAGATCCTGGAGGATATTTTATTGTAAACGGCTCAGAAAGGGCAATCGTTACAATGGAAGAAATAGCTCCAAATAAAATTATACTTGAGCGAATTGGTGAAAAAGAAGATAGACGAGCAAGAGCCATTGTTACTTCAATTAAAAGCGGTTTTAGAGCTCGAATAACTCTTGAATATAGAAAGCCAAGGAAAAAAGGAGTATTCCTTAGAATATCATTCCCCTATGTTCCAGGAGAAATACCACTTGTTGTTTTGCTGCGAGCACTGGGACTTGAAACTGATGAAGAATTAGTAAAAAGCGTTTCAGATGAAGGCGACATACAGTTCCTTCTTATAGATGATATTCAAACTTCAGAAGTGATGACAAGATATGACGCGGTTAAATATATTGGTAACCGAGTCGCTAAGGGCATGACTGAAGAATACAGGATTAAAAGAGCTGAAGATGTAATAGATAGATATTTATTACCACATATCGGCGTGGACTCTGAAAACAGGGACGAAAAATCAACATATCTCGCTGAAATGACCGAGATGTTGCTTCAAGTTATTTTTGAAACACGTGAACCCCACGATAAAGATCATTACGCTAACAAACGGCTGCGAGTATCTGGCGATCTAATGGAGGATTTATTTAGGGTTGCATTTACCAGCCTAACCAGAGATATGACATACCAACTTGAAAGAAGCTTAGCTCGTGGAAAAGAACCTTCTGTGAAACAGGCAGTAAGATCTGACGTTTTAACAGAAAACATTAAGCATGCTATTGCCACTGGGAACTGGGTTGGTGGAAGAGCAGGTGTAAGCCAATTGCTTGACAGAACAAGTTACATGGGAACATTGTCTCACCTTAAAAGAGTTGTATCACCTTTAAGCAGGAGCCAACCTCACTTTGAAGCTCGTGATTTGCATCCAACGCAATTTGGAAAGATATGTCCAAATGAAACGCCTGAGGGGCCAAATTGTGGGCTTGTGAAAAATCTCGCGCTTCTTGCAAAAATATCTGAAGGTTCCAATCCAGATGAAATTGAAAATGTAATTAAGAAAATGGGAGTTCTAAGTTCCAAATAG